A section of the Phacochoerus africanus isolate WHEZ1 chromosome 4, ROS_Pafr_v1, whole genome shotgun sequence genome encodes:
- the LOC125124009 gene encoding olfactory receptor 1052: protein MANENVTSVTEFILLGLTDRAELKVVLFVLFMVIYVITLVGNLGMIFLIQVTPKLHTAMYFFLSCLSFVDACYSSVIAPKMLISFVVVRETISFSACIVQHLFFGVFITTEGFLLSVMAYDRYVAIANPLLYSVAMSQRKCVGLVMGSFIGGMINSLTHTISLGRLSFCGSNVVGHFFCDVPPLLKLSCSDTSLNELLLLIFSGVIAMATFLVVIISYLFIAAAILRIRSAAGRQKAFSTCASHLAAVTIFYGTLSFNYIQPSSQYSVQQEKVVSVFYTLVIPMLNPLIYSLRNKEVKEAVRRAIEMRPFLC from the coding sequence ATGGCCAATGAGAACGTTACATCTGTTACTGAATTTATTCTTTTGGGACTGACTGACCGTGCTGAGTTGAAGGTTGTGCTTTTTGTGCTGTTCATGGTAATTTATGTCATTACCTTGGTGGGGAATCTGGgcatgatttttttaatccaagtcACTCCCAAGCTCCACACagccatgtactttttcctcagctGCCTTTCATTTGTGGATGCCTGCTACTCATCTGTTATTGCCCCCAAAATGCTGATCAGCTTCGTGGTTGTGAGGGAAACCATCTCATTCTCTGCCTGCATAGTGCAGCATTTGTTTTTCGGGGTCTTCATCACCACAGAGGGCTTCTTGCTGTCGGTGATGGCATATGACCGTTATGTGGCCATCGCGAATCCTTTGCTCTACTCTGTGGCCATGTCTCAGAGGAAGTGTGTAGGGCTGGTCATGGGATCATTCATAGGTGGAATGATTAACTCACTGACACACACCATAAGCCTCGGGAGGTTGTCCTTCTGTGGGTCCAATGTGGTTGGCCACTTCTTTTGTGATGTTCCCCCCCTGCTAAAGCTGTCATGTTCTGATACCTCCTTGAATGAGCTGCTGCTCTTAATCTTCTCTGGGGTCATTGCCATGGCTACCTTTTTGGTCGTGATCATTTCCTACCTATTCATTGCTGCTGCCATCCTGAGGATCCGCTCAGCAGCGGGCAGACagaaagccttctccacctgtgcctcTCACCTGGCTGCCGTGACCATATTCTATGGTACATTAAGTTTTAATTACATTCAGCCAAGTTCCCAGTATTCTGTGCAACAAGAGAAGGTGGTTTCTGTGTTCTACACGCTAGTAATTCCCATGTTAAACCCACTGATTTACAGCCTGAGAAACAAAGAGGTAAAGGAAGCTGTGAGAAGGGCCATAGAAATGAGGCCTTTCCTCTGTTAA
- the LOC125124010 gene encoding olfactory receptor 8K3-like — protein METENLTIPNEFILMGITDRPELQAPLFGLFLLIYVISVVGNLGMVILTKVDARLQTPMYFFLRHLAFTDLGCSTTVGPKMLVNFVVDRNAISYYSCATQLACFLVFIISEHFILSAMSYDRYVAICHPLLYPVIMSQKVCWVLVAIPYLYSTFVSLLITIKMFNLSFCGHNVIRHFYCDTFPLLSLLCSNTHEVELIILISAGFNLISSLLIVLVSYLFILEAILRMNSAEGRHKAFSTCGSHLTVVTVFYGTLIFMYVQPESSHSFDTDKVASIFYTLIIPMLNSLIYSLRNKDVKYALQRMWKRLHNFFS, from the coding sequence ATGGAAACAGAAAATCTAACCATACCAAATGAATTCATCCTTATGGGAATCACAGACCGCCCTGAGCTGCAGGCTCCACTGTTTGGGCTCTTCCTGCTCATCTACGTGATCTCGGTGGTGGGCAACTTGGGCATGGTCATCCTCACCAAGGTGGACGCCAGGCTCCaaacccccatgtacttctttctcaGACACTTGGCTTTTACTGACCTTGGTTGTTCCACAACAGTAGGACCCAAAATGTTAGTAAATTTTGTTGTGGATCGAAATGCAATCTCCTATTATTCTTGTGCTACACAACTAGCTTGCTTTCTTGTGTTCATTATTAGTGAACATTTTATTCTGTCGGcaatgtcctatgaccgctatgtggccatctgtcaccctCTGCTCTACCCAGTTATCATGTCACAAAAGGTATGTTGGGTGCTGGTGGCAATACCCTATCTCTATAGCACATTCGTGTCTCTTCTCATCACTATAAAGATGTTTAATTTGTCATTCTGTGGCCACAATGTCATCAGGCATTTCTACTGTGACACCTTCCCTTTGCTATCTTTGCTCTGCTCAAATACACATGAAGTTGAACTCATCATTCTGATCTCAGCAGGTTTTAATTTGATTTCATCCCTTCTGATAGTTCTTGTGTCTTACCTGTTTATTCTTGAAGCCATTCTCAGGATGAACTCTGCTGAAGGTAGGCACAAGGCTTTTTCAACCTGTGGATCCCACCTGACAGTGGTCACTGTATTCTATGGGACTCTGATATTTATGTATGTGCAACCAGAGTCCAGCCATTCCTTTGACACTGATAAAGTGGCTTCTATATTTTACACCCTCATTATCCCCATGTTAAATTCCTTGATCTATAGCTTGAGAAATAAAGACGTAAAATATGCACTACAAAGGATGTGGAAAAGACTACACAACTTTTTCTCCTAA